One part of the Thiomonas sp. X19 genome encodes these proteins:
- a CDS encoding MobB mobilization protein, protein MPRRPNGTFAPAAAPRSHMLRVRLTPAEWAELTAIADAAGFTVSDLVRRRALGRPVLATADAALIRELRRQGGLIKHVYETGGAHTATAAQALRAIVGAIEHLSRGPS, encoded by the coding sequence ATGCCCCGCCGCCCCAACGGAACCTTCGCCCCCGCAGCCGCCCCCCGCAGCCACATGCTGCGCGTGCGCCTGACCCCTGCCGAGTGGGCCGAGCTCACCGCCATCGCCGATGCCGCCGGTTTCACGGTCTCCGACCTTGTGCGTCGCCGCGCGCTCGGCCGCCCCGTCCTTGCCACGGCCGACGCCGCCCTCATCCGCGAGCTCCGGCGCCAGGGCGGCCTCATCAAACACGTCTACGAGACCGGCGGCGCCCACACCGCCACCGCCGCGCAGGCCCTGCGCGCCATCGTCGGTGCCATCGAACACCTCAGCCGGGGCCCGTCATGA
- the traI gene encoding TraI/MobA(P) family conjugative relaxase, whose product MTIVKQVPNPKKSAGKGARVRSLSDYIRGGQERDPRSSETCLHFGAVGFLSDDYAAQQAEMLALAQDAKRSLDPIEHLVVSWPAFERPTPQQCDAVVQTLLQHFGMAQHQAFYGLHSDTDNRHLHVMLNRVDPLTGRAKQIHHGWTHEAMQQVSALIDHDHGWMREPGARWAVRNSRLTEVDPANPRPPLPQPMRDQEIRTGEKSAVRQAQERAAPMLKRVASWEQLHRELAAIGMRYEKKGSGALLYVGEQPIKASDVGSPFSLGKLQKRLGDYQPAPPGLQVAAAPAPEPIRPAATPAATFAHYAKARRESQEHAQRLRLGVNAEFVAERRALAKTHAAERQDVLGGDWRGKGVALNVMRSLLAAEHARAKARMIEDQKARRKVARAPAFPSIEDWLRQQHGQQAAQDYRRGEQVGVLRAAGEELEPPTPRGMLAYQGEAHGNVVRYTRSTDGRIGFIDTGPTIQVVDTAQDALQAALQLAEQRYGVVKIEGSAEFRARAAREAARLNIRVADPDLQAIVQAEREAMRQRKSERQQGLDAPQRGAGMGRGG is encoded by the coding sequence ATGACCATCGTCAAACAAGTCCCCAACCCCAAGAAGTCCGCCGGCAAGGGCGCCCGTGTCCGCAGCCTGTCCGACTACATTCGAGGAGGCCAAGAACGCGACCCGCGCAGCAGCGAGACATGCCTCCACTTCGGCGCCGTCGGCTTCCTCAGCGACGACTATGCCGCCCAGCAAGCCGAGATGCTGGCGCTGGCCCAAGACGCCAAGCGCAGCCTGGATCCCATCGAGCACCTCGTCGTCTCCTGGCCCGCCTTCGAGCGCCCCACGCCGCAGCAATGCGACGCCGTGGTGCAGACCCTGCTCCAGCACTTCGGCATGGCGCAGCACCAGGCGTTCTACGGCCTGCACAGCGACACCGACAACCGGCACCTGCACGTGATGCTCAACCGCGTTGATCCGTTGACGGGACGCGCGAAGCAGATCCACCACGGCTGGACGCATGAGGCCATGCAGCAGGTCAGCGCCCTGATCGACCACGACCACGGCTGGATGCGCGAGCCAGGGGCACGCTGGGCCGTGCGGAATAGCCGTCTCACCGAAGTCGATCCGGCCAACCCCCGCCCGCCCTTGCCGCAACCGATGCGCGATCAAGAAATCCGCACCGGCGAGAAATCCGCCGTGCGCCAGGCGCAGGAGCGGGCCGCGCCGATGCTCAAGCGCGTCGCGAGCTGGGAGCAGTTGCACCGCGAGCTGGCCGCGATCGGCATGCGGTACGAGAAAAAAGGCTCCGGCGCGCTGCTCTACGTCGGGGAGCAGCCCATCAAGGCCAGCGACGTGGGCAGCCCGTTCAGCCTGGGCAAGCTGCAGAAACGCCTGGGCGACTATCAGCCTGCGCCCCCTGGGTTGCAGGTCGCCGCCGCACCCGCGCCCGAGCCCATCCGGCCTGCAGCGACCCCGGCGGCGACGTTTGCGCACTACGCCAAGGCACGCCGGGAATCTCAGGAACACGCCCAGCGCTTGCGCTTGGGAGTCAACGCCGAGTTTGTTGCCGAGCGCCGTGCGCTGGCCAAGACGCACGCCGCCGAACGCCAGGACGTTCTGGGCGGCGACTGGAGGGGCAAGGGCGTGGCCCTGAACGTCATGCGCAGTCTTCTGGCCGCCGAGCACGCTCGCGCGAAGGCCCGGATGATCGAGGACCAGAAAGCCCGGCGGAAGGTCGCGAGGGCGCCTGCGTTCCCGAGCATCGAGGACTGGCTGCGGCAGCAACATGGCCAGCAGGCCGCGCAGGACTACCGGCGTGGCGAGCAGGTCGGTGTCCTGCGTGCAGCCGGCGAGGAGCTGGAGCCGCCCACACCGCGCGGCATGCTGGCCTACCAGGGCGAGGCCCACGGCAACGTGGTGCGCTACACGCGCAGCACGGACGGCCGGATCGGTTTCATCGACACCGGCCCGACGATCCAGGTGGTCGACACCGCCCAGGACGCCCTTCAAGCGGCCCTGCAGCTTGCCGAGCAGCGCTATGGGGTGGTGAAGATCGAGGGCAGCGCCGAGTTCAGGGCGCGCGCCGCGCGTGAGGCGGCCCGTCTGAACATCCGGGTTGCGGATCCTGACCTGCAGGCCATTGTGCAGGCCGAGCGTGAGGCTATGCGGCAGCGCAAGTCCGAGCGTCAGCAGGGCCTGGATGCGCCACAGCGCGGGGCGGGGATGGGGCGGGGTGGGTGA
- a CDS encoding stability determinant, whose protein sequence is MNAVLSPIESEFATQEEAQAHDAWFRQRVLESLADTRPAVPHDQAMARIHQVIADAAARRQAKDAS, encoded by the coding sequence ATGAATGCCGTCCTATCCCCCATTGAATCTGAGTTCGCCACGCAGGAAGAGGCGCAGGCGCATGATGCTTGGTTTCGTCAGCGCGTCTTGGAAAGCCTGGCCGACACGCGCCCGGCTGTGCCGCACGATCAGGCCATGGCCCGTATCCATCAGGTGATTGCCGATGCAGCGGCACGCCGCCAGGCCAAAGACGCCAGCTAG